The following are encoded together in the Kwoniella europaea PYCC6329 chromosome 1, complete sequence genome:
- a CDS encoding acetate kinase, whose translation MASYLLAINCGSSSIKGKLYGIPKSPSDPLDSQASLEVVNIGSKDEKVKIKITWEGDKGENLEEEGKNGDEVDYESLIPFLLDHLTSSAVNLRTDDIKFVTHRIVHGGAHTKGIIVTKEHEEALEEMDKLSEFAPLHNHHAVVAVRSCLDALPHHTSLMVFDTLFHASIPEEVYTYALPPPDRELVMPLRKYGFHGLSYASIVQSISQHLDKEPKDINLVVAHLGSGASACCIKNGESIDTTMGLTPLEGLIGGTRSGTIDPTAIFHLTANPAEGVDFKDYTVSKAEILLNKKSGLSALAGTTNFGTIISRLSYTSGCTKEEHERAVLAYKVYLDRLMNYISQYLFKLLSTSSIDKIDGLVFSGGIGEKGSKLREDVLNRLQWLGVELDKSKNDGKHTGKVTGITTEKSKLKAWVVETDEEGWSAKLARDEFGF comes from the exons ATGGCTTCCTACCTGCTAGCGATCAATTGCGGATCATCCTCCATCAAAGGTAAACTCTATGGTATACCAAAATCACCTTCCGACCCATTAGATTCCCAGGCCTCTTTGGAAGTGGTGAATATAGgatcgaaagatgagaaggtgaagatcaagattACATGGGAAGGAGATAAGGGGGAGAAtctagaggaagagggtaaAAATGGTGATGAGGTCGATT ACGAatctctcatccccttcttgCTCGATCATCTCACTTCATCTGCCGTTAACCTCAGGACCGATGATATCAAATTTGTGACACATAGAAT TGTTCATGGAGGAGCACATACGAAAGGAATAATTGTCACTAAGGAACATGAAGAAGCcttggaagaaatggataAATTATCTGAATTTGCTCCTCTTCAT AACCACCACGCAGTAGTAGCCGTCAGATCGTGTCTCGACGCCCTACCACATCATACATCTCTGATGGTGTTCGATACACTCTTCCAT GCATCAATTCCCGAGGAAGTATATACCTATGCACTCCCACCACCCGATAGAGAACTTGTCATGCCTTTGAGGAAA TACGGTTTCCATGGTTTATCATACGCTTCGATCGTACAGTCCATATCTCAGCATTTGGATAAAGAGCCCAAAGATATAAATCTGGTGGTAGCGCATTTAGGGAGTGGAGCTTCGGCTTGTTGTATCAAAAATGGAGAGTCGATCGATACCA CGATGGGTCTGACACCTCTCGAAGGCCTCATAGGAGGTACAAGATCAGGTACGATCGACCCAACAGCTATCTTCCACTTGACTGCCAACCCCGCGGAAGGTGTGGATTTCAAGGATTACACTGTGTCAAAGGCTGAGATCTTGCTGAACAA GAAGTCCGGTCTTTCCGCCTTAGCGGGCACTACCAACTTCGGCACCATCATCTCCCGTCTCTCCTACACTTCAGGCTGTACGAAAGAAGAACACGAACGTGCTGTCCTAGCTTACAAAGTCTACCTGGACAGACTGATGAATTACATCTCTCAGTATCTGTTCAAACTCTTatcgacatcttcgataGATAAAATCGATGGATTGGTATTTTCAGGAGGGATaggagagaaaggatctAAATTACGTGAGGATGTTTTAAACAGATTACAATGGTTAGGTGTAGAATTGGATAAATCTAAGAATGATGGGAAACATACTGGGAAAGTTACAGGAATCACAACGGAGAAAAGCAAGTTGAAGGCTTGGGTTGTGGAAACGGATGAGGAAGGGTGGAGTGCGAAGTTGGCAAGGGATGAATTTGGATTTTAA